From Leptolyngbya sp. KIOST-1, one genomic window encodes:
- the psb34 gene encoding photosystem II assembly protein Psb34: protein MFTTTQLDNGTLNNYAVEPDVYLASYPSPEQQRGYVVQAAFASLLVASLLLVSVAVS, encoded by the coding sequence ATGTTTACGACCACTCAACTCGACAACGGCACTCTCAACAACTATGCCGTGGAGCCTGACGTCTACCTCGCCTCCTATCCCTCCCCCGAACAGCAGCGGGGCTACGTCGTCCAGGCCGCCTTTGCATCGCTGCTGGTGGCAAGTCTGCTGCTAGTTTCTGTAGCGGTCAGCTAG
- the ftsH3 gene encoding ATP-dependent zinc metalloprotease FtsH3, which yields MNKRWRNAGLYALLVVVVIALATAIFDGSGPETQTWRYSQFLDAVQNNQIERVSISADRTRARFTDPEGNGQVIVNLPNDQELISTLETNNVDIVVMPQSNDSVWVRAFSTLLIPILLLGVLFFVLRRAQSGPGNQAMNFGKSKARVQMEPQTQVTFGDVAGIEQAKLELTEVVDFLKNADRFTAVGAKIPKGVLLVGPPGTGKTLLAKAVAGEAGVPFFSISGSEFVEMFVGVGASRVRDLFEQAKANAPCIVFIDEIDAVGRQRGAGLGGGNDEREQTLNQLLTEMDGFEGNTGIIIIAATNRPDVLDAALLRPGRFDRQVVVDRPDYAGRLEILNVHARGKTFSKDVDLQKIARRTPGFTGADLSNLLNEAAILAARRNLTEISMDEVNDAIDRVLAGPEKKDRVMSEKRKELVAYHEAGHALVGALMPDYDPVQKISIIPRGRAGGLTWFTPSEDRLESGLYSRSYLQNQMAVALGGRIAEEIIFGEEEVTTGASNDLQQVARVARQMVTRFGMSDKLGPVALGRQQGNMFLGRDIAAERDFSEETAATIDAEVRGLVDQAYARAKQVLTNNRHVLDQLAKMLVDKETVDSEELQHLLATNDVSMASIV from the coding sequence GTGAACAAACGGTGGAGAAACGCAGGTTTATATGCCCTGCTAGTGGTAGTCGTCATTGCCCTGGCGACCGCAATTTTTGATGGTTCTGGCCCTGAAACCCAGACCTGGCGCTACAGCCAGTTTCTAGACGCGGTACAAAACAACCAGATCGAGCGCGTCAGCATCAGCGCCGATCGCACCCGCGCCCGCTTTACGGACCCCGAAGGCAATGGTCAGGTGATCGTCAACCTGCCTAATGACCAGGAGCTAATCAGCACCCTGGAAACCAACAATGTCGATATCGTCGTCATGCCCCAGAGCAACGACAGCGTCTGGGTGCGGGCCTTCAGCACCCTGCTGATCCCAATTCTGCTGCTGGGTGTCTTGTTCTTTGTGCTGCGTCGCGCCCAGAGTGGCCCCGGCAACCAGGCGATGAACTTTGGTAAATCCAAGGCCCGGGTCCAGATGGAGCCCCAGACCCAGGTCACCTTTGGCGATGTGGCCGGTATTGAGCAGGCCAAACTGGAACTCACCGAGGTGGTGGACTTCCTCAAGAATGCCGATCGCTTCACCGCCGTCGGGGCCAAAATTCCCAAGGGCGTGCTGCTGGTGGGCCCTCCCGGTACTGGTAAAACTCTGCTGGCCAAGGCCGTCGCGGGTGAGGCAGGCGTCCCCTTCTTCTCCATCTCCGGCTCTGAGTTCGTGGAAATGTTTGTCGGTGTGGGTGCCTCCCGCGTCCGCGACCTGTTCGAGCAGGCCAAGGCCAACGCCCCCTGTATCGTATTTATCGACGAGATCGACGCCGTGGGTCGCCAGCGGGGCGCTGGCCTCGGCGGCGGCAACGACGAGCGGGAGCAGACCCTCAACCAGCTGCTCACCGAAATGGATGGCTTCGAGGGCAATACCGGCATCATTATTATTGCCGCCACCAACCGCCCCGATGTGCTGGATGCGGCCCTGCTGCGCCCCGGTCGCTTTGACCGTCAGGTAGTGGTCGATCGCCCCGACTACGCCGGTCGCCTGGAAATCCTCAACGTCCATGCTCGCGGCAAGACCTTCTCCAAGGATGTCGATCTGCAAAAGATCGCCCGCCGCACCCCCGGCTTCACCGGGGCGGATCTCTCCAACCTGCTGAACGAGGCCGCCATTCTGGCCGCCCGCCGCAACCTGACCGAGATCTCTATGGATGAGGTCAACGACGCGATCGATCGCGTCCTGGCCGGTCCCGAGAAGAAAGACCGGGTGATGAGCGAAAAGCGCAAGGAGCTGGTCGCCTACCACGAAGCTGGCCACGCCCTGGTCGGAGCCCTGATGCCCGACTACGACCCCGTGCAGAAAATCAGCATCATCCCCCGCGGTCGCGCCGGGGGCCTGACCTGGTTCACCCCCAGCGAAGACCGTCTGGAGTCGGGCCTCTACTCCCGCTCCTACCTGCAAAACCAGATGGCCGTCGCCCTCGGTGGCCGCATCGCCGAAGAGATTATCTTTGGTGAAGAAGAGGTCACCACCGGCGCCTCCAACGACCTCCAGCAGGTGGCCCGGGTCGCCCGCCAGATGGTCACCCGCTTTGGCATGAGCGACAAGCTGGGCCCCGTAGCCCTGGGTCGCCAGCAGGGCAACATGTTCCTGGGCCGCGACATCGCCGCCGAGCGCGACTTCTCCGAGGAAACCGCCGCCACCATCGACGCCGAAGTGCGTGGGCTGGTGGATCAGGCCTACGCCCGCGCCAAGCAGGTGTTGACCAACAACCGCCACGTGCTGGATCAGTTGGCCAAGATGCTGGTGGATAAGGAAACAGTAGATTCGGAAGAACTACAGCACCTGCTGGCTACCAACGACGTCAGTATGGCGTCCATCGTGTAG
- a CDS encoding aminotransferase class IV gives MPHWFNGTYSPTDHLTLAVTDPALLYGATTFTTLRVYGNSLDHPLTHWAAHQTRLAQALQAFGWPSPDWAAVRQGAETLLKDYPVLRITIFPDGREMVMGRGLPSDLEQMQTQGIVAWVARGELYQRPSPTYKTGNYMGAWLALQSAQRQGAREAILVDAQGQWLETSTGNLWGWAKGQWHTPAGTGLLPGIARLHLLDTLKRQGQRVSQTPWPSGIIQRFEALAYSNSAVQVVPIHTVLGHTVMGDRSRLELNPQHPALAALRAAFREN, from the coding sequence ATGCCCCACTGGTTCAACGGCACCTACTCTCCCACCGACCACCTCACCCTGGCCGTCACCGACCCCGCCCTGCTCTACGGAGCCACGACTTTCACCACCCTGCGGGTCTACGGCAACAGCCTCGACCATCCCCTCACCCACTGGGCCGCCCACCAGACACGGCTGGCCCAGGCGCTGCAAGCCTTTGGCTGGCCCAGCCCCGACTGGGCCGCCGTCCGCCAGGGGGCCGAGACGCTGCTGAAAGACTATCCCGTGCTGCGAATCACCATCTTCCCCGACGGTCGGGAAATGGTGATGGGTCGCGGCCTGCCCTCCGATCTAGAGCAGATGCAAACCCAGGGGATTGTGGCCTGGGTCGCCCGAGGTGAGCTTTACCAGCGCCCTTCGCCTACCTACAAGACCGGCAACTACATGGGGGCCTGGCTGGCCCTGCAATCCGCCCAGCGGCAGGGGGCTCGCGAAGCGATTCTGGTGGACGCCCAGGGCCAGTGGCTCGAAACCAGCACCGGAAACCTCTGGGGCTGGGCCAAGGGCCAGTGGCACACCCCCGCCGGGACGGGCCTGCTGCCTGGCATCGCTCGCCTTCACCTTCTTGATACGCTCAAGCGGCAGGGGCAGCGGGTGAGTCAAACCCCCTGGCCGTCAGGCATTATTCAGCGGTTTGAGGCCCTGGCCTACAGCAACTCAGCGGTGCAGGTGGTACCGATTCACACGGTGCTGGGACACACAGTTATGGGCGATCGCAGTAGACTGGAACTTAACCCCCAGCACCCGGCCCTGGCGGCTTTACGGGCTGCTTTTAGGGAAAATTAG